The Prosthecobacter sp. SYSU 5D2 nucleotide sequence TCCTCCCCCACAGTAGCCAAACCAGGCCGAGCCATGCGCTCGATCAATTCACGGTTGGCCTGCACGTCACAGACCAGCATGAAGGCGGCGGCATGCTCACACAGGGCACCGGCATGGCAGGTGCACTCCGTCGTCACGCACATGTCGCCGTTGGCGGCCAGGCGCAGGCGCAGACGCGGCTCTTCGTGCGTCAGGTCACTGCGGCCCACAGCCCCTGCCAGCTCCAGCTCCAGCGGATTGATCAAAGTCACCGTTTTGATCTTTGTGTGCAGCTTTGTCCAGCGCGCTGCGGACTCAATCTGCTGGCGCTTGAACAGCCACATCCAGGACTTGCGGCGCACTTGGGACCAAAGCTGGGCAAAGGGAAACGGTTCGGACACGGGACAGTCTGGCTTACCGTGCCAGAGGGCTGTGCCAAGCAGTTTTATGAAAAATCAGGAAGGTGCCTGTGCTGACTTCGTCAGCCAGTTTCCTCACTGTTTTTCCGGCTTGTCCATGGTCATGTAAGTCATCCCTTTGGTATCACCATTGAGGGGGTTGAAGGATTGCACCCTCATCTCACGCAAGGCGCTTGCCTCACCGACTTTCCAGACTTTCAGCACCTCAAACCGCTTCACCATTTTCCCGGCGGCATTGTAGGCCTCCATCTTGGCGACCCCGCCGCTGTCCTGATGCACCCAAAGGTCCACGGTGTAGTAAGCGCCCTTGGTATCCGGTGCCGTCACACGGATGAGCCAGCACTTCACGCGGGCAGCCGTGATGCGGGCATTGGCATCCAGCAGTTTGACGTTTTTCCAGTACAGGAAACGCTGGGACAGGTCTTCATAATTGAAATCCATGCCGCGCACGGACTTGCTTGCATTGCTCATCGGGACCTGACTGCTGCCGCCGGGTTTCACTTCCCAAAGGGTCGCAGGCACAGTCGTCAGATCCAAGTGGACGATCTCCGGCGGCGGATTGGTAAAGCGGAAGCGCATCACTGATTTTGTCAGCGTCAGTTCCAGGGGCTCTTCCTTCCCGGTTTCCCGGTCTCGGAGCTTGCCTGTCATCCTGTGATCCTGCATGGCGTAGCTGCGCCGGACCAGTCCCAAAATCTCCTCGGCGGTGGGGGTGGCATCAGACTGGGCCTGGCTGAGGGTGGACAGGGAGACAAGGGTGGCAAGAAGGAGACGGCGTTTCATGGATAAGTTCTGACTTTAGACACCCGGCCGGGGTCTTTCATTCAATCGTCCTTCCCACAGCCTATGGCTGTGGAAGCGGGAAAATCCGGCATCAGGACTACGCCGTGGTCTTTCGGTCCACATTGAGACCCATCTTGCGGTACAGAGTGGCGATGCTGACGCCGAGCATGGAAGCCGTTTTTTCGCGAGAGCCATTGTTGTATTTAAGCGTTTCCTGAATGAACAGGCGCTCCTGGCCGCGGATGAAATCATCCAGCGTGGACCCAATGGGAAGCTGTGTGGTGCCACCGGAAACCGATGAAGTCGGCACTTCCACCTGCTGGGTGACCTTCGCTGGCAGGTCTGCCGGACGGATACGGTCATTCTCAGCAAAGGCGCAGGCGCGCTCGACAGCGTTTCTCAGCTCGGAAATGTTCCCTGGCCATGGATACTTTTCCAGAAACTCCAGCGCGTACGTATCCAGGGCCTTGGATCTCGAATCAGTGCGGTCTGCGAGTTCCTTGAGGAAATGATCCACCAGCGGTTTGATGTCCTCACGACGATCCCGCAGCGGCGGGATTTTCAGAGGAACGACGGACAGCTTGTAGTAGAGGTCTTCACGGAATGTGCCTTTTTGGGAGGCGTCCTCCAGACAGATGGTGGTGCTGACGACGAGCCGGAAGTCCGCCACGCTGTTACCGCTCCAGGCACTGCGCCGGGACTGCATTTCATCCAGGAATGTGTTCAACTGGGCCTGGATGCGGGCAGGCAGCACGTGCACTTCCGCCAAATGAACCGTGCCGCCGCTGGCACGGCTAAAAATGCCTCCCTGGCCGTTGGTATGTCCAAAAAGCTCAGCTTCCAGAGCTTCTTCAGGCATGGCGCTGCACTGCAGCTCTTTGAAGGGTGCCGTGCTCCGGCGGCTGGCTTCATGCAAAGCGCGCGCAACCATGTGCTTACCTACGCCAAACTCCCCTTCCAAAAGCACGGGGCTGTCATTATCCGCAACCCGTCGGACAATCTCAAAGATGCGCTGAATGGCTTCGCTATGGCCGATCAATTTTGAGGATGCAGGGCTGCGCACGCTGGCAGTGCTGCTGAGAGAGGTTGATACCTGGCTTCCGTTCTGACTGTTGCGGTTCAAGGCCTGATTGACCGTTTTAATCAGGTCTCCCAAATCGAAGGGCTTGGTCAGATAATCAAAGGCCCCCAGCCTCATCGCCTCCACAGCAGTCTCCACGGTGCCATGCCCGGTCACCATGATGACAGCCGTGCTCGGAAACTGCTCTTTGCACATGCTTACCAAGTCCAGGCCGTTGACATCGCCGATCCGCAGATCCACGATCACCAGGTCCGGTTGCTGGCTGCGTATCGCCGCCATGCCGTCAATACCCGTGGTGCAACCAAATACTGTATGGCCGGCCGCACGGCACAGCTTGCTCATCAGCTCAAGGATGGCAGCCTCGTCGTCAATGATTACCAGTTTGGCCATAAATAGTTATAAATTGAGAGTCAAATTTGATTATTAAATATGCTAAATGTACTATTGAAAGCCGTCAATGGTCATTCATTTAGCATGATAAGAATATCAGTATTTCTTTTCGTTGGCATCTTTTAAAAACAAAAAAAGTGGGGAATACCTGCCAAGGTCTTCAGATTTTCAACTCGACCTCCTGTCAGACGTTTAGAAGTTCCTGATTTTCATAAGACGACAGGCTTTTAGCTGAAATTATTGCATGTCACACAGTATGTCTTGCGAGTTGGTTTATGACCTGCTTCCATTCCGCCTTTGATGGCCAGTCCCACCGAACACCAAATCTATGTCTTCGCCACCTCGTTGATGGCGGCATTCTTCGTAGCCGCCATGGTCCGCCTTTGGCTCCTGCGCCGCGTGGAAGAAAAGCTCCTTAAAAACAAAGAAGCTCTCGAAAAGCAGATCGTCCTTCAACAGAAGGATCTGCTGACAGTGCGCCAGGAATCCAATGCCTGGCGCATGGAGATGCAGCGTCAGTTTGATCTCTTCCGGCACATGGCCAGCGATCAGCTTGGCGTGGAAGAAAAGCGGTTTAACGAACTCCTGGCCAAGTCCACCAGGCGTGAGTACGAACTCCAAACCGCTTTGGACATCGCCAAGCAGATGTGCAGTGAACTGCCTGCTGCAAAGGCACGCATTTTGTACTTGGAATCTCACCAGAGCGCTCCGACCCCGCCTCCTCCCCCTTCCGGGAGTGATGAAGACGGCGGCATGCCATCATCTCCTGTCACCCCGATGCCGGATCTAAGCGGCGGCGGGGCCTCGCTGCCTTCCCGTTTCATTCCGGCGGCACCGCCAGCACCGGCAGAGCAGCCATCCAATGAAAACATGATTTTTGTCGATCAGGACAAGTTTACCCAACTGGAAGAAAAGCTGGCTGAGGCCGAAAAAAAAAACGCCTTTCTCTGGGTGGCTTTGACGACAACCCGGCGGTCACGTTTGCGGCCTAGCTCACTGGTTCGGCGTCCCTCACCCAAAAAGTGGGCTTTGGCAGCAGCAGGAAGGTGATTTTGCAGAGACTTTCGCAATCCGGCTTCACTTCCGGATCTCATCCACAGCAGCGACCAGATCGTGTTCGGTTAAGTCTGAACTCACGTAGGCATCCCCGAGGTTGGGGAGAAGGACAAAGCGGATTTTACCGGTCTCGAATTTTTTGTCCATGCGTGTGATGCGCAGCAGTTCCGCCGTATCGAAGCCGTCAGGAAGACGCGTTGGCAGGTCAAATTTTTGTAGCAGGGCCAGAATGCGTGCAGCGTCTGCCTTCGGGAGTCCGGCATGTTTGACCGAAAGCCACAGTGCCGCCCGCAGACCCAAGGAGATGGCCTCCCCGTGTAGAAGGACTCCGTAGCCTGCGGCCGCCTCCACGGCATGGCCAAGCGTGTGGCCAAAATTCAACAGCGCACGCAGCCCTAGGGTTTCGTATTCATCCGCCTCCACAATCGCCGCTTTGATCGCGATATTGCGCCGGATCAGTTCCGCCACATCCCCTGCCCCGTCAGCCACGGCATCAATCGCGTCCAGCATGGAGGCATCGCGAATGCAGGCATGTTTGATGATCTCGGCAAAACCCTCGTTCCATTCCCGCTTATGCAGCGAATCCAGCGTGGCCACATCCGCAACCACATGCAGCGGCTGATGGAAGGCGCCTACCATGTTTTTGGCATCGGGAAGATTCACCCCCGTCTTGCCACCGACGCTGCTGTCCACCTGGCTAAGCACAGTCGTCGGCACTTGCATGTAAGGAATGCCCCGTTGAAAAATGCTGGCACAAAACCCCCCCAGGTCCCCGATCACTCCGCCGCCCAAGGCAACGACAAAACTTTTGCGGTCCAGGCCAGCCCGAACCATCTCCCCGCAGACGGTTTGTGCGCAAAGCAAAGATTTGCTGGCCTCCCCGGCTGGGACCGTGATGAGATGCGCCGCGATGCCGACCTCACGCAGGCTCTGCAGCACGGTGTCTGCATAGAGGGGGGCCACGTTGGAATCGGTGATGACGGCGCAGCTTTTCCGCCCGCCCATTTTCGCGGTCACTGCTTCGCCAATGCCAGCCAGGATTCCGCTGCCCACCTGCACCGTGTAGCTGCGGGGGCCTAAATTGACGGCGACGGACTGGATGGCAGTGGGGGTGGCAGGCATGGAAAGTGATCAGAAAGGATTTCGAGCAGGGACTCTGCCGTGGACTCGGGATTCAGGCAAATCGTTTGCAGCCAGGTCTCACGCCGAAACCATGTGCCCTGCCGCTTGGCATAGCGGCGGGTGTTTTGCTGCATCTGCTCCGTGGCCGCCTCCAGGGTCATCTCCCCGCGCAGGTGCGCCTGCATCTCCCGCAGCCCGATGGCTTTCTGCGCGGTGATGCCCAGCTCCGGCAGGGCGGATACCTCCGCAAGCAGACCTTGCTCCAGCATGATGTGAACGCGCCTGTTGATGCGGTCATAAAGCACGTCCCGCTCCCATTGCAAAAGCACCCCTGCCCCGGCAGGCTCCGTTTGCGCAAAGGTCTGTCTCAGGGCCGATTGCGGCTGCCCGGTCAGCAGGCAGATCTCCAGGGCGCGGCTCACATATCTAGGATTGGCCAGCGGCACGTTCTGAGCCGCCTGCGGGTCCAGTTTTAACAGCATCTCCCTCGCCTCTTCCGCAGCCATTGCCACCACGCGTGCCCGGAGTTCTGGGTCCGTCGGCGGCAGCGGAGCCAAGCCATGGGACAGTGCTTTGATGTACAAGCCAGAGCCTCCCACCACGATGGGCAGCTTTCCCCGAGCCATGATGTCTGCGATGACAGGCAGAGCCATGTCACGGTACCTTTGGGCATCGCAGGCCTCCGTCAGCGGCAAGACGCCGTAGAGGTGATGTGGCAGCGTTTGGAAATCCTTTTTACCCGGTTTCGCCGTCAAAAGGTCCATGCCGCGATAGAGCTGAAAAGCATCCGCGTTCACAATCTCACCGTCCCACTTCTGCGCCAAAGCCACCGCCAACGCCGATTTCCCGCTGGCCGTGGGGCCGACGATGAAAAAGGGCTTACAAATCCGTCTCGACATATCCCCACCTAGCTGACGTATCCTATTCTGTCCATGAAACCCCTTCGCCCATTCCTCATCGCTGCCCTCCTGACCGCCAGCCTTCACGCCCAGGAGACCGCTCAAAGTCCTCAGGAACTGATGCAGCGCCTGTTTGATCCCAAGGCCAGCGGCGATGAACTGCTGGAAACCACCAAAAAAGCCGGCATGGCAGGCATCCCACGCCAGCAGATCATTGAGGCCAAACTCGTCTGGGGCCTGCGCAACCAGGACGCCGAATGGCTGGGAAAAATCCTCCCGGAGCTGGAAGTCCTGGCCGAAAACTTCGACCGCACCCAGTCCGCAGGCCTGAAGTCTGCTGATGAAATCCGTTCCTTCATCGCCTATTCCAAAGCTCTCCAGGCCCAGGCGAAAAACGATGATGCCGAATTTAAACAGCAAATTCTAGAAGCCATCTGGCTGAACCCCGGCCAGGCTCAGATTTTCACCCAGGTCATCGAAAAAAAACGCATTGAGGCCAAGATGGCCAGCCTCAAAGTGGACCTCGGCCAGGTCATCACCACTCATGATGGCGAGGCCACCACCCTGGCGGATCAGCTTGGCGATAAAAAAGCCCTCCTGGTGGACTTCTGGGCCTCCTGGTGCGGCCCCTGCATGCAGCTCATGCCCGAGCTCAAAAAGAAAGCCTCCGAACTGTCCAAGCACGGCATCGTCGTCGCCGGCATGAACAAAGATGACAAAGACGCCCAGGCCGTCACTGCCAAGCTGCATGATGAGCTTAGCATCGAGTTCCCGTGGCTTATCGAGCCGGCCGAGCGTCCATTCACCAAGCTGCTGGAAATCGAAAGCATCCCCCGCATGGTGCTCATCGCCCCCAACGGGCAGATCCTCTTCAACGGCCACCCCCAGGATCCTGCCTTGTGGGTCGCCCTTCAAAAGGTGAATCCGGACATCAAAGCTCCTTGAGGCCAGTCAAAAGAATGGCCGTGTTTACTTCCCCACCGCCCGTTTCAGTTCGTGCTGGGCTTTGTTAAAGTCCGTCACAGACTTCACCCGCCCCTGGCGGGCACGGGTCAGTTCCTCACGGGCTAACAAATATTCCAACACGACACCGAGCTGGCTGGCCTGGCGGTCTTTGGCCAGTTTAACCATCTCTTCCGCAGCGCCCACCGCTTCGTCATTGATGCCGAGCTGATCCTTCGCGGATTGAGCCCTCAGCACGGCCTCCACCACTTCCCTGCCGATGGCCGCCTTGACCTGGTTTGCCTGAAGAGCGATGCCCTGCTCACGCGCATCGGCGATCTTCTGCCGCTGCCGGTCGAACAACCCACCGGGGCCGATCTTCCAGCCAAGACCGACGAAAAAGTCCTGCTGGTCATCGAAGTTGCCAAACTCTCCGGCAAAACCGCCGCCAAGACCGCCGACACTGTAGCCAGCCTGCACGCTGGGGATCATGGGCGCAATGCGGGTGCGATCACTTTCCAAAGCCGCTGCTGTGTGGGCTGCACCTGTGGCCCTGAGTTCCGGACGATTTTGGTTGGCCTGCGAAATCAGCGTCGCCACGCCTGATGTGCTCATGAGTGAGACTGGCACCAGATCCGACTTGGCTGGCCTCAACGCCGTATCTGGTGACAGCCGTAAAATTTCCGCCAGTGCCGCAGCCGCCATATCACGCCGCTCCTGAACCTGCCTCACGGCTATTTTGGCCCGGCTCACCTGCGTGGTCACCCGCAGCAAATCCGCCCGGAAAGCTGTACCTGCATCCACCGCACCGGTCAGTTGTTTTTCATAGTCCTGGGTCAGCCGCAGATCATCCTCGATCACCGCCATGTCCGCCTCGGCTGCCAGCAGATCATAGTATCGCTCAATCGCGTCCTGAACAATGTCACGACGGGTTTTTTCCGCCAGGTGCTCAGCAGCCAGGGCTTTTTGTTTGGCGGCGAGGGCGCTGTAATAGATGTCCCCTGGCGACCAGTCAATCATCACTCCAGTGCCC carries:
- a CDS encoding TolC family protein, which codes for MNVFSKSPLFRNPTLGLGHLALMFICTGGLLSAAPMHVNLTTVMKLAGANNDEIEQARVRHVETIAESKQAWQRFWPTLSLNAGYRGHEGNVQDIGGAVFNARKQQYTVGTGVMIDWSPGDIYYSALAAKQKALAAEHLAEKTRRDIVQDAIERYYDLLAAEADMAVIEDDLRLTQDYEKQLTGAVDAGTAFRADLLRVTTQVSRAKIAVRQVQERRDMAAAALAEILRLSPDTALRPAKSDLVPVSLMSTSGVATLISQANQNRPELRATGAAHTAAALESDRTRIAPMIPSVQAGYSVGGLGGGFAGEFGNFDDQQDFFVGLGWKIGPGGLFDRQRQKIADAREQGIALQANQVKAAIGREVVEAVLRAQSAKDQLGINDEAVGAAEEMVKLAKDRQASQLGVVLEYLLAREELTRARQGRVKSVTDFNKAQHELKRAVGK
- a CDS encoding outer membrane lipoprotein-sorting protein, producing MKRRLLLATLVSLSTLSQAQSDATPTAEEILGLVRRSYAMQDHRMTGKLRDRETGKEEPLELTLTKSVMRFRFTNPPPEIVHLDLTTVPATLWEVKPGGSSQVPMSNASKSVRGMDFNYEDLSQRFLYWKNVKLLDANARITAARVKCWLIRVTAPDTKGAYYTVDLWVHQDSGGVAKMEAYNAAGKMVKRFEVLKVWKVGEASALREMRVQSFNPLNGDTKGMTYMTMDKPEKQ
- the aroB gene encoding 3-dehydroquinate synthase, which codes for MPATPTAIQSVAVNLGPRSYTVQVGSGILAGIGEAVTAKMGGRKSCAVITDSNVAPLYADTVLQSLREVGIAAHLITVPAGEASKSLLCAQTVCGEMVRAGLDRKSFVVALGGGVIGDLGGFCASIFQRGIPYMQVPTTVLSQVDSSVGGKTGVNLPDAKNMVGAFHQPLHVVADVATLDSLHKREWNEGFAEIIKHACIRDASMLDAIDAVADGAGDVAELIRRNIAIKAAIVEADEYETLGLRALLNFGHTLGHAVEAAAGYGVLLHGEAISLGLRAALWLSVKHAGLPKADAARILALLQKFDLPTRLPDGFDTAELLRITRMDKKFETGKIRFVLLPNLGDAYVSSDLTEHDLVAAVDEIRK
- a CDS encoding sigma-54 dependent transcriptional regulator; the protein is MAKLVIIDDEAAILELMSKLCRAAGHTVFGCTTGIDGMAAIRSQQPDLVIVDLRIGDVNGLDLVSMCKEQFPSTAVIMVTGHGTVETAVEAMRLGAFDYLTKPFDLGDLIKTVNQALNRNSQNGSQVSTSLSSTASVRSPASSKLIGHSEAIQRIFEIVRRVADNDSPVLLEGEFGVGKHMVARALHEASRRSTAPFKELQCSAMPEEALEAELFGHTNGQGGIFSRASGGTVHLAEVHVLPARIQAQLNTFLDEMQSRRSAWSGNSVADFRLVVSTTICLEDASQKGTFREDLYYKLSVVPLKIPPLRDRREDIKPLVDHFLKELADRTDSRSKALDTYALEFLEKYPWPGNISELRNAVERACAFAENDRIRPADLPAKVTQQVEVPTSSVSGGTTQLPIGSTLDDFIRGQERLFIQETLKYNNGSREKTASMLGVSIATLYRKMGLNVDRKTTA
- a CDS encoding TlpA disulfide reductase family protein, which produces MKPLRPFLIAALLTASLHAQETAQSPQELMQRLFDPKASGDELLETTKKAGMAGIPRQQIIEAKLVWGLRNQDAEWLGKILPELEVLAENFDRTQSAGLKSADEIRSFIAYSKALQAQAKNDDAEFKQQILEAIWLNPGQAQIFTQVIEKKRIEAKMASLKVDLGQVITTHDGEATTLADQLGDKKALLVDFWASWCGPCMQLMPELKKKASELSKHGIVVAGMNKDDKDAQAVTAKLHDELSIEFPWLIEPAERPFTKLLEIESIPRMVLIAPNGQILFNGHPQDPALWVALQKVNPDIKAP
- the miaA gene encoding tRNA (adenosine(37)-N6)-dimethylallyltransferase MiaA, with product MSRRICKPFFIVGPTASGKSALAVALAQKWDGEIVNADAFQLYRGMDLLTAKPGKKDFQTLPHHLYGVLPLTEACDAQRYRDMALPVIADIMARGKLPIVVGGSGLYIKALSHGLAPLPPTDPELRARVVAMAAEEAREMLLKLDPQAAQNVPLANPRYVSRALEICLLTGQPQSALRQTFAQTEPAGAGVLLQWERDVLYDRINRRVHIMLEQGLLAEVSALPELGITAQKAIGLREMQAHLRGEMTLEAATEQMQQNTRRYAKRQGTWFRRETWLQTICLNPESTAESLLEILSDHFPCLPPPLPSSPSPSI